The DNA region AGTCATTCAGGTGGCCGGCGGCATGCCGAGCATGCAGCGCACCGCCACCCAGGCGCTTTCCCGCCGCCCGACCCGGACACGGGCGTTCAGGTCGCGCCAGCCGGCCGCGCGCAGGCGCCGCAGCAGCCGGTGATACAGCACCATCATTGCCGTCGCCGCCCACAGCGAACCCCGCGCCTGCCCGGCGATCGCCGCCCTGGCCTCGGCAAAGCGGGCTTCGGCGAGGTCCGCCAGCGCCTCGCAGACCTGCGGCAGGGCATGGTGCGCCAACACCTCCGCCGGCCGGTCGCCGTCGATGCCGGCGGCCAGCAGAAGCTCGCGCGGCAGGTAGAGCCGGTCGAGTTCGGCATCTTCGGCCAAATCGCGCAGGATGTTGGTCAGCTGCAGGGCTTCGCCCAGCGCCAGGGCGAACCGCTCGGTCGAGGGATCGGCGCGGTCGAAGACACGGATGGCCAGCATGCCGACCGCGCCGGCGACGCGGCGGCAATAGAGGCGCAGGGTGTCGAGGTCGGGGGCGCGCATGCCGCCGGCAGCCTCTTCCGCCACATCCATCGCCATGCCGTCGATCAGCGCCTCGAACTCCGCCCGCGGCAGGCCGTAGCGCTCGATGGCGCCCTTCAGCGCGGCGGTGAGCGGACCGTTGGGGGCGCCGCCGACATAGAGGTCACGGATGTCCCGCCGCCAGAGGTCGAGCGCCGCGCGCTTGGCGGCGGGGTCGCCCGGTTCGTCGGCTATGTCGTCGATGCGGCGGCAGAAGGCATAGATGGCGAACATCGCAGCCCGCTTGGACGCGGGCAGCAGACGCATCGGCCAGTAGAAGGTGCTGCCTGATCTGGCGGTGACGGAAGAGGCCGTATCGGGTGTCTCTTTGTCCGGCAACGTCGTGGATACCGGTTCCAGCGGGGACGTCTCCAGCGGTGGAGGGGTCATCTGTCGCATCCTGGGCATTGCACGCGGTGACGTGCGTGGCGTAGCACGTCGTGACGTGTGGCCCGGGAGTTTATGCGGCGGAGAAGCTTCGCGCCAGTCCCCGCGCCACCGCCGCCAGCTTGTGGTGCGTGCCCAGCGTGACCTTGGCCTTCATCGGGTCGCGCGCCTTCAAACGCCGCGACAGCGACTCGGCGAGGCTGAGGATCACCGCCGCCTCCATCCGCAGGCCGCGGTGCTGGATCAGGCCGGGCAGGGCCGCCGCCCGTTCCAGCAGGCGGTCGGTATGCTCCAGCGCCTGATCGAAGATCGCGCGCATGCGGACGTCGCTCTCGCA from Azospirillum ramasamyi includes:
- the hpnD gene encoding presqualene diphosphate synthase HpnD, which codes for MTPPPLETSPLEPVSTTLPDKETPDTASSVTARSGSTFYWPMRLLPASKRAAMFAIYAFCRRIDDIADEPGDPAAKRAALDLWRRDIRDLYVGGAPNGPLTAALKGAIERYGLPRAEFEALIDGMAMDVAEEAAGGMRAPDLDTLRLYCRRVAGAVGMLAIRVFDRADPSTERFALALGEALQLTNILRDLAEDAELDRLYLPRELLLAAGIDGDRPAEVLAHHALPQVCEALADLAEARFAEARAAIAGQARGSLWAATAMMVLYHRLLRRLRAAGWRDLNARVRVGRRESAWVAVRCMLGMPPAT